One genomic window of Prochlorococcus marinus str. NATL2A includes the following:
- the ribBA gene encoding bifunctional 3,4-dihydroxy-2-butanone-4-phosphate synthase/GTP cyclohydrolase II translates to MKSEDCYEIEFDDIADALAAIRNGECVVVVDDEKRENEGDLICAAQFATPQQINFMATEARGLICLAMQGERLDELDLPLMVDRNTDSNQTAFTVSIDAGPEFGVSTGISAEDRAKTIQVALNSQTKPIDLRRPGHIFPLRAKIGGVLKRAGHTEAAVDLSLLAGLSPAGVICEIQNLDGSMARLPELKKYARERNLKLISIADLIHYRLENERFVYRQAVAKLPSLFGDFKAIGYKNELDGSEHVAIIKGNPENLKEPVLVRMHSECLTGDAFGSLRCDCRPQLEAALSRISEEGEGVVVYLRQEGRGIGLVNKLKAYNLQDGGLDTVEANEKLGFPADLRNYGVGAQILTDLGINRLKLLTNNPRKIAGLGGYGLQVESRVPLVICPGDHNAAYLEVKREKLGHLIDNNIQRNLTNERQNIVVYWDGKVNNSELKHFEDKACKWSENHFLNISIQTAPRLIALCENPLFIWNVRHRDIKTHLEGNLIDKRLLESLLKELSNWENTERIGIIKTENYERLLHPSSNISIESKKISELSNFENSPLFDWNLKDKTSTIEWS, encoded by the coding sequence TTGAAATCAGAAGATTGTTATGAAATTGAATTTGATGATATTGCAGATGCACTAGCTGCTATCAGAAATGGTGAATGTGTTGTTGTGGTTGATGATGAAAAGAGAGAAAACGAAGGCGATTTAATATGTGCTGCTCAATTTGCGACTCCCCAGCAAATAAATTTTATGGCAACAGAAGCTAGAGGTTTGATATGTCTAGCAATGCAAGGGGAAAGGTTAGATGAATTAGATCTTCCTTTAATGGTTGACAGAAATACCGACTCAAACCAAACAGCATTCACTGTAAGTATCGATGCAGGTCCAGAATTTGGAGTATCTACTGGTATTTCAGCTGAAGATAGAGCTAAAACAATTCAAGTTGCTCTTAACAGTCAAACAAAACCAATTGATTTAAGAAGACCCGGTCATATTTTCCCTTTAAGAGCAAAAATTGGAGGAGTATTAAAAAGGGCTGGACATACGGAAGCGGCAGTAGACCTATCTTTGTTAGCAGGCTTATCTCCTGCAGGCGTTATCTGTGAAATTCAAAATCTGGATGGCTCAATGGCAAGATTACCAGAGTTAAAAAAATATGCGAGAGAAAGAAATTTAAAATTGATCAGTATTGCAGATTTAATTCACTACAGACTTGAAAATGAGAGATTTGTGTACAGACAAGCAGTAGCAAAGTTGCCTAGCCTATTTGGAGATTTCAAGGCAATCGGTTACAAGAATGAATTGGATGGATCAGAACATGTCGCGATAATAAAAGGAAATCCAGAAAATTTAAAAGAGCCGGTATTGGTAAGAATGCACTCAGAGTGTCTTACAGGAGATGCATTTGGATCATTAAGGTGCGATTGTCGGCCTCAATTAGAAGCTGCCTTGTCAAGAATTTCAGAAGAAGGAGAAGGAGTTGTTGTCTATCTAAGGCAGGAAGGGAGAGGTATAGGTTTAGTTAACAAATTAAAAGCCTATAATCTACAAGATGGAGGATTAGATACTGTTGAAGCCAATGAGAAGTTAGGTTTTCCTGCAGATTTAAGAAACTATGGAGTAGGGGCGCAAATATTGACAGATTTAGGAATAAATAGACTTAAATTACTAACAAATAATCCTAGAAAAATAGCTGGTCTTGGTGGATATGGTCTTCAGGTTGAATCTAGAGTTCCATTAGTTATTTGTCCCGGAGATCATAATGCGGCTTATCTTGAGGTGAAAAGAGAAAAACTTGGACACTTAATTGATAATAATATTCAGAGGAATTTAACAAATGAAAGACAAAATATTGTTGTCTATTGGGATGGAAAAGTTAACAACAGTGAATTGAAGCATTTTGAAGATAAAGCATGTAAGTGGTCAGAAAACCATTTTTTAAATATTTCTATTCAAACAGCTCCAAGGTTGATAGCTCTATGTGAAAACCCATTATTTATTTGGAATGTTAGACATAGAGATATCAAAACACATTTAGAAGGTAACTTGATAGATAAAAGATTGCTTGAGTCACTACTTAAGGAGTTGAGCAATTGGGAAAATACAGAAAGAATAGGAATCATTAAAACTGAGAATTATGAAAGACTTTTACATCCTTCTTCAAATATATCTATAGAGTCAAAAAAAATAAGCGAACTTTCAAATTTTGAAAATTCGCCATTATTTGACTGGAATTTAAAAGATAAGACGAGTACTATTGAATGGAGTTAA
- the dapF gene encoding diaminopimelate epimerase translates to MKNNFSKYQGLGNDFIIFDARSNNLDHLFSKNKDNFIEHLCNRNFGIGADGIILILESNNKCFVRMKIYNSDGSEPEMCGNGIRCLIAFLNDNNEINELSEIPIETKAGLILTYIDGNENIKVNMGEPILSPLDIPTKLLMNSLKVPNGVITLKDQILNVYAASMGNPHMIVFVNDIEGIPFQEWGSFLEKHNTFPNDTNVHFVEIIDKSNIKVKVWERGCGPTLACGTGACACLVVTSKLGKTLNNANVYLPGGKLEVEWPNQSGPVFMQGPALKVFSGEIDI, encoded by the coding sequence ATGAAAAATAATTTTTCAAAATATCAAGGACTTGGTAATGATTTTATTATCTTTGATGCTCGTAGTAACAATTTAGACCATTTATTTTCAAAAAATAAAGATAATTTTATTGAGCACCTATGTAATAGAAATTTCGGCATCGGAGCTGATGGTATTATTCTTATATTAGAGTCTAATAATAAATGTTTTGTGAGAATGAAGATTTATAATTCTGATGGATCTGAGCCAGAAATGTGTGGCAATGGTATTAGATGTCTGATTGCTTTTTTGAATGATAATAATGAAATTAATGAATTGTCTGAGATCCCCATTGAGACCAAAGCGGGTCTTATTCTTACTTATATTGATGGTAATGAAAATATAAAAGTAAATATGGGTGAACCTATTCTTTCTCCTTTAGATATACCCACAAAATTGTTGATGAACAGTTTAAAAGTTCCTAATGGTGTGATTACATTAAAAGATCAAATATTAAATGTTTATGCTGCTAGTATGGGCAATCCTCATATGATCGTATTTGTTAATGATATTGAAGGGATACCATTTCAAGAATGGGGTAGTTTCCTAGAAAAACATAATACATTCCCAAACGATACCAATGTTCACTTTGTTGAAATAATCGATAAGTCAAATATTAAAGTAAAGGTATGGGAAAGGGGTTGCGGCCCAACATTAGCTTGTGGTACTGGAGCATGCGCTTGTCTAGTAGTTACCTCTAAGCTAGGGAAAACTTTAAACAATGCTAATGTCTATTTACCAGGCGGCAAATTAGAAGTTGAGTGGCCAAATCAGTCAGGTCCCGTTTTCATGCAAGGACCAGCTTTAAAAGTATTTAGTGGAGAGATAGATATTTAA
- a CDS encoding peptidylprolyl isomerase has protein sequence MSKVLMETDKGQLTIDLFDNDAPKTVENFLKLVKDGFYNGLSFHRVINGFMAQGGCPNTREGSRGIPGTGGPGYSINCEINSNKHEAGSLSMAHAGKDTGGSQFFLVHAPQPHLDGVHTVFGKTNDIKILLSITNGTKINSVSVI, from the coding sequence ATGTCTAAAGTATTGATGGAAACAGATAAAGGCCAATTGACTATTGACCTATTTGATAATGATGCACCCAAAACAGTAGAAAACTTTTTGAAGCTTGTTAAAGATGGTTTTTACAATGGCCTTTCTTTTCACAGAGTCATTAATGGGTTTATGGCTCAAGGCGGATGTCCTAATACAAGAGAGGGCTCAAGAGGGATTCCTGGGACTGGAGGCCCTGGATATTCAATCAATTGTGAAATTAATTCAAACAAACATGAAGCTGGTTCTCTTTCTATGGCCCACGCTGGAAAGGATACTGGTGGTAGCCAATTCTTTTTAGTTCATGCTCCACAACCACATTTGGATGGAGTACATACTGTTTTTGGTAAAACTAATGATATTAAAATTCTTCTATCTATTACTAATGGTACTAAAATTAATAGTGTAAGTGTTATTTAA
- the leuS gene encoding leucine--tRNA ligase: protein MNNTTSDINDQRYEPREVEAYWQKEWASDDLYRTNTEVNKENTFYALSMFPYPSGSLHMGHVRNYVITDVLARYKRMKGFNVLHPMGWDSFGLPAENAAIEREISPSTWTDKNISQMKDQLDRLGLSIDWSKEVTTCKEEYYKWTQYIFNQLHKNNLAYQKKATVNWDPIDQTVLANEQVDAEGKSWRSGAKVEKKELNQWFLRITSFAEDLNKDLIKLNDWPDRVRVMQKNWIGKSIGAEITFEIKNSDQKITAFTTRIDTVYGVSYLVLASNHPLIDQLISSNDIDKLNDFRQTQEKLSDLERNSDTRQKLGMYLGVDAINPANNKEIPIWIGDYVIMEYGTGAVMGVPAHDSRDYQFAKSYDLPIQYVIKPNIDEDESYLNAEFVDKGIMINSDKFNGIESDIAKTQILEFGSNSNWAKPKITYKLRDWLISRQRYWGCPIPIINCKKCGQVRVPDNDLPVVLPIDIKLTGKGKSPLTTKTEWINTCCPKCGTEAKRETDTMDTFMCSSWYFLRYINPDNCEKPFLKSEIDKWLPVKQYVGGIEHAILHLLYSRFLTKALKKCGLINIDEPFKKLLTQGMVQAVTFKNPNTNKYFSKDQIKDIDNPKDPLTGENIEIIYEKMSKSKYNGVDPSVVIDKYGADTARMFILFKAPPEKDLEWDDSDVEGQYRFIQRLWKFVINTFKLTNNNSRSNIEKEKSKDEEALRLINIAIKEITDDLDNLQFNTAISELMKVVNGLSLIVNYCSNETLNKVISILVKITSPFSPHIAEELWKTIGNTQSIHLQSWPEFDAGAIEQDTFKLMIQINGKVRGSINASKNLSKENLEDLAIKTEAAIKWMDGKEPKRIIVVPNKLVNIVI from the coding sequence TTGAATAATACTACTTCAGATATTAATGACCAGCGATACGAGCCTCGGGAAGTAGAAGCTTATTGGCAAAAAGAATGGGCTAGTGATGACCTTTATAGGACAAATACTGAAGTAAATAAAGAAAATACTTTCTATGCCTTGTCCATGTTTCCATACCCATCAGGTTCTTTACATATGGGTCACGTCAGGAATTATGTAATTACAGACGTGCTCGCTAGATATAAAAGGATGAAAGGTTTTAACGTCCTACATCCAATGGGTTGGGATTCCTTCGGTTTACCTGCTGAAAATGCAGCAATAGAGAGAGAAATAAGTCCATCGACATGGACAGATAAAAATATTTCACAAATGAAAGATCAATTAGATCGTCTAGGACTATCAATAGATTGGTCTAAAGAAGTTACTACTTGCAAAGAAGAATATTATAAATGGACTCAATATATATTTAATCAATTACATAAAAATAATCTTGCCTATCAAAAAAAAGCAACAGTTAATTGGGATCCAATTGATCAAACTGTTCTTGCTAATGAGCAAGTAGACGCTGAAGGTAAATCATGGAGATCTGGAGCTAAAGTTGAGAAAAAAGAATTAAATCAGTGGTTTTTACGAATTACTAGTTTCGCCGAAGATCTTAATAAGGATTTAATTAAGCTTAATGACTGGCCAGATAGAGTAAGAGTTATGCAAAAAAATTGGATTGGTAAATCCATCGGAGCAGAAATAACATTTGAAATCAAAAATAGCGACCAAAAAATAACAGCATTCACAACAAGAATAGATACCGTTTATGGAGTGAGTTATCTGGTATTAGCATCGAATCATCCATTAATTGATCAATTAATAAGTTCTAATGATATAGATAAATTAAATGACTTTAGACAAACTCAAGAAAAGTTAAGTGATCTTGAACGTAATTCAGATACTAGACAAAAACTTGGAATGTACTTAGGAGTAGATGCAATTAATCCAGCAAATAATAAAGAGATACCGATTTGGATAGGAGACTATGTGATTATGGAATATGGAACTGGTGCTGTGATGGGTGTTCCAGCTCACGATAGTAGAGATTATCAGTTTGCAAAATCATATGATTTACCAATTCAATATGTAATAAAACCCAATATTGATGAAGATGAAAGTTATTTAAATGCTGAATTTGTTGATAAAGGAATCATGATCAATTCAGATAAATTTAATGGTATTGAATCTGATATTGCAAAAACACAAATACTTGAATTTGGTTCAAATTCAAATTGGGCAAAACCAAAGATCACATACAAATTAAGAGATTGGCTTATATCTAGACAACGATATTGGGGCTGCCCAATTCCGATTATTAATTGTAAGAAGTGTGGCCAAGTAAGAGTCCCTGACAATGATCTTCCAGTTGTACTACCAATTGATATTAAATTAACTGGTAAAGGTAAGAGTCCTTTAACAACCAAAACCGAATGGATAAATACTTGTTGCCCAAAATGTGGAACTGAAGCAAAAAGAGAAACTGATACAATGGACACTTTTATGTGTTCATCTTGGTACTTTTTAAGATATATAAATCCTGATAATTGTGAAAAGCCTTTTCTGAAAAGCGAAATAGACAAATGGCTTCCAGTTAAGCAGTATGTTGGTGGTATCGAGCACGCTATTTTACATTTACTATATTCTAGATTTTTAACCAAGGCTCTCAAGAAATGTGGATTAATAAATATCGATGAACCTTTTAAGAAACTGCTAACTCAAGGGATGGTTCAAGCCGTTACTTTTAAAAATCCCAATACAAATAAATATTTTTCAAAGGATCAAATTAAAGATATTGATAATCCTAAAGATCCACTTACAGGAGAGAATATTGAAATCATCTATGAAAAGATGTCGAAGTCAAAATACAATGGTGTAGATCCATCTGTAGTGATAGATAAATATGGAGCTGACACAGCAAGAATGTTTATTCTTTTTAAAGCTCCACCAGAGAAAGATTTAGAGTGGGATGACTCCGATGTCGAAGGGCAATACCGATTTATACAGAGACTCTGGAAATTTGTTATTAATACTTTTAAACTAACAAATAATAATTCAAGATCTAATATAGAAAAAGAAAAGTCTAAAGACGAAGAGGCTTTACGCCTAATTAATATTGCTATTAAGGAAATTACTGATGATTTGGATAATCTTCAATTTAATACAGCAATATCTGAACTTATGAAGGTTGTAAATGGCCTAAGTTTAATAGTTAATTACTGTAGTAATGAAACTCTAAATAAAGTTATTTCAATATTAGTTAAAATAACTTCTCCATTTTCTCCTCATATTGCAGAGGAGCTTTGGAAGACAATCGGAAATACTCAAAGTATTCATCTTCAGTCATGGCCAGAATTTGATGCAGGTGCAATTGAACAAGATACTTTTAAACTTATGATTCAAATAAATGGAAAAGTTAGAGGATCAATTAATGCTAGTAAAAATCTATCTAAAGAAAATTTAGAGGACTTAGCTATTAAAACTGAGGCTGCTATAAAATGGATGGATGGAAAGGAACCAAAACGAATAATTGTTGTCCCGAATAAATTAGTAAATATAGTTATTTAG
- a CDS encoding glucose-6-phosphate isomerase has protein sequence MAITDIFQMNNNDKWARYCDLLYSDDSLGFWLDISRMDVAINDFEDFNEIYSKAFDALESLENGSIANIDEGRQVGHYWLRNPKVAPSPEISDSITKEIQDISKFGSSILNGEITNSDGEKYTDVFWIGIGGSGLGPLLIKESFKRESIGLDLHFLDNVDPEGISHKLNSILPNLNSTLFVVVSKSGGTPEPLIGMEQAMKFVRDNNQNWSSRAIAITSKGSKLDLLAHNENWLDIFDLPDWVGGRTSITGAVGLLPAALIGADINKFLNGASQMDALTRVKDIKNNPAALLSLAWFKSGNGKGLRDMVVLPYRDRLEVFSRYLQQLVMESLGKKFDRDENQVNQGIAVYGNKGSTDQHAYVQQLRDGIDNFFVNFIEILHDPLEIVEVKNKRPGDYLSGFLQGTRSALTEGGRQNLTITFKSFDESSLGALIALFERAVSLYAELINVNAYNQPGVEAGKKAATKIIKLQKEIEELLDDGKQRTLNEINDALSSDSTESIYLILRKLSENSDHYSMIGNQSNPDKLIISKT, from the coding sequence ATGGCAATAACTGACATCTTCCAGATGAATAACAACGATAAATGGGCAAGGTATTGCGACCTTTTGTATAGCGATGATTCATTAGGTTTTTGGCTTGATATAAGCAGAATGGATGTAGCGATAAATGATTTTGAAGATTTTAATGAAATTTATTCCAAAGCCTTTGATGCATTAGAAAGTCTCGAGAATGGTTCTATTGCTAATATTGATGAAGGTAGGCAAGTAGGTCATTACTGGCTTAGGAATCCAAAAGTTGCTCCAAGTCCAGAGATTTCAGATTCTATAACTAAGGAAATTCAAGACATATCAAAGTTTGGGTCTTCTATATTAAATGGTGAAATAACAAACAGCGATGGAGAAAAATATACAGATGTATTTTGGATTGGAATCGGTGGTAGTGGTTTAGGTCCTCTACTCATTAAGGAGTCCTTCAAGAGAGAATCAATCGGATTGGATCTACACTTTCTAGACAATGTAGATCCTGAGGGAATTTCCCATAAATTAAATTCTATCCTTCCTAATCTTAATTCAACTTTGTTTGTAGTCGTTAGTAAATCGGGTGGCACTCCAGAACCATTAATTGGAATGGAGCAAGCTATGAAGTTTGTTCGAGATAACAACCAGAATTGGTCATCTCGAGCGATAGCTATTACATCAAAAGGGAGTAAATTAGATCTTTTGGCACATAATGAGAATTGGTTAGATATTTTTGATTTGCCCGATTGGGTTGGCGGCAGGACAAGTATTACTGGCGCTGTTGGATTATTACCTGCTGCTCTAATTGGCGCTGATATTAATAAATTCTTAAATGGAGCATCTCAAATGGATGCACTAACAAGAGTAAAAGACATTAAAAATAATCCAGCAGCACTTTTGTCCTTAGCTTGGTTTAAATCTGGAAATGGAAAAGGGTTAAGGGATATGGTTGTTCTTCCCTATAGAGACAGATTAGAAGTTTTCAGTAGATATCTTCAACAACTTGTGATGGAATCTTTAGGAAAGAAGTTTGATAGAGATGAAAATCAAGTTAATCAAGGTATCGCAGTTTATGGAAACAAAGGTTCTACAGATCAGCATGCATATGTCCAGCAATTAAGAGATGGTATTGATAATTTCTTTGTTAATTTCATTGAAATTCTTCACGATCCTTTAGAGATTGTTGAAGTAAAAAATAAAAGACCAGGTGACTATTTGTCTGGATTTCTTCAAGGAACTCGTTCAGCATTGACTGAAGGTGGTAGACAGAATTTGACAATCACTTTTAAGTCATTTGATGAATCAAGTCTTGGCGCTTTAATTGCATTGTTTGAGCGAGCTGTAAGTCTCTATGCTGAATTGATTAATGTTAATGCCTACAATCAACCGGGAGTTGAAGCAGGTAAAAAAGCGGCTACAAAGATAATAAAACTTCAAAAAGAGATTGAGGAATTATTAGATGATGGAAAGCAAAGAACATTAAATGAAATCAATGATGCGTTATCTTCTGATTCAACAGAGTCAATTTATTTAATTCTTAGAAAACTTTCAGAAAATTCTGATCATTATTCAATGATTGGTAATCAATCAAATCCCGATAAGCTTATTATTTCGAAAACTTAA
- the purN gene encoding phosphoribosylglycinamide formyltransferase: MNQDNKEYCESNLFNGLNGHSLISPIESVSNFIEPKIRLGILASGNGSNFEFIIKSIQNNELNAEVSILIVNNPNCLAIEKAIKYDIPYVIINHRDCNSRLEHDKLVMNKLEELSVELVVMAGWMRIVGEEIINKFNNRLINIHPSLLPSFKGIDAIQQAMDKRVTITGCTVHYVQKEVDSGSIIIQAAVPLKEKDSIETLKKRIQDMEHIILPLAIAKVADEIRTSFKDKK; the protein is encoded by the coding sequence ATGAATCAAGATAATAAAGAATATTGCGAAAGTAACTTATTTAATGGTTTAAATGGACATAGCCTAATAAGTCCAATTGAATCAGTAAGTAATTTTATTGAGCCAAAGATTAGATTAGGTATCCTTGCATCTGGTAATGGATCAAATTTTGAATTCATTATTAAATCTATTCAAAACAATGAACTTAATGCAGAAGTATCTATATTAATTGTTAATAATCCTAATTGCTTAGCAATAGAGAAGGCAATTAAATATGATATACCCTATGTAATTATTAATCATAGAGATTGTAATTCGAGATTAGAACACGATAAATTGGTTATGAATAAACTAGAGGAACTATCTGTAGAACTAGTTGTTATGGCTGGGTGGATGAGAATTGTTGGTGAAGAAATAATTAATAAGTTCAATAATAGACTAATTAATATACATCCATCACTTTTACCATCTTTTAAAGGCATTGATGCAATACAGCAGGCAATGGACAAAAGGGTAACTATTACTGGCTGTACAGTTCACTATGTTCAAAAGGAGGTTGATTCAGGCTCAATAATTATTCAAGCGGCAGTCCCTCTTAAAGAAAAAGATAGTATAGAAACCTTAAAAAAAAGAATTCAAGATATGGAACATATAATATTACCTTTAGCGATTGCTAAAGTAGCAGATGAAATTAGAACTAGTTTCAAGGATAAAAAGTAA
- the argC gene encoding N-acetyl-gamma-glutamyl-phosphate reductase codes for MAISTLKTGRIAIIGASGYGGLQLVKLINEHPDFEISTLNGERSVGKNWNEINPFMKILGDKKITKSNIDEIALDSDYAILSLPNGLSSQLTPLLLKKGVKVLDLSADYRFKSLDKWKEVYTKEAAKYKRYDYDLCEEAIYGFSEEFSSEISKSRLIACPGCYPTASLSLLIPFLKQGLIESEGIIIDAKSGTSGGGRNPSEQLLLSECSESIRPYGVIGHRHTAEIESIASHFAGHQVNLQFTPHLVPMVRGILSTVYARLRDPGLTAEDCKIVIEAFYKDQPFIDILPVGTYPATKWVKNTNKVMISVEVDKRNGRIVLMSVIDNLLKGQAGQAIQNLNIMHGLESDIGLPKITFYP; via the coding sequence ATGGCAATAAGTACATTGAAAACTGGGAGGATCGCAATTATTGGAGCATCTGGATATGGTGGACTTCAACTAGTCAAGTTGATCAATGAACATCCTGATTTTGAGATTTCAACTTTAAATGGTGAGCGATCAGTGGGTAAAAACTGGAATGAAATAAATCCGTTTATGAAAATTTTGGGAGATAAAAAGATTACTAAAAGCAATATTGACGAAATCGCTCTTGATTCTGATTATGCAATTTTAAGTCTTCCTAATGGTTTATCATCACAGTTAACACCTTTATTATTAAAAAAAGGTGTTAAGGTCCTCGATTTGTCGGCAGATTATAGATTTAAATCTCTAGATAAATGGAAAGAAGTCTATACAAAAGAGGCAGCGAAATATAAAAGATATGACTACGATTTATGTGAAGAGGCTATTTATGGTTTTTCAGAAGAATTTAGTAGCGAAATCTCAAAGTCAAGATTAATTGCCTGTCCAGGTTGCTATCCAACTGCCTCACTTAGTTTACTTATTCCATTTTTAAAACAAGGTTTAATAGAAAGTGAGGGAATTATTATTGATGCAAAATCTGGTACATCTGGTGGTGGGAGAAATCCAAGTGAGCAACTTTTATTGTCTGAATGCTCTGAATCAATTAGACCCTATGGAGTTATCGGACATAGGCACACGGCTGAAATAGAAAGTATTGCCAGTCATTTTGCTGGTCACCAAGTCAATTTACAATTCACTCCTCATTTAGTGCCAATGGTTAGAGGGATTTTGTCGACAGTTTACGCTCGTTTAAGAGATCCCGGATTAACAGCTGAAGACTGCAAAATTGTAATTGAAGCTTTTTATAAAGATCAACCATTTATTGATATCTTGCCTGTAGGAACATATCCAGCAACTAAATGGGTTAAAAATACTAATAAAGTTATGATTTCTGTTGAAGTTGATAAACGTAACGGAAGAATTGTTCTAATGAGTGTTATAGATAATCTTTTAAAAGGTCAAGCGGGACAGGCAATTCAAAATTTAAATATTATGCACGGACTTGAATCAGATATTGGTCTTCCTAAGATTACTTTTTATCCTTGA
- a CDS encoding DUF3110 domain-containing protein — MLVHVLLYEAGTESEGIHSLELKGTTVILMFEDKDDADRYCGLLEAQDFPTPSVEELTRTDIEAFCIEAGYEPRFVEKGFIPRTDEDRLMISPPLSNLEVGNWQNQDNLNGQISSNDQLQDIKKRLENLL, encoded by the coding sequence ATGTTAGTTCATGTCCTTTTGTATGAAGCGGGGACTGAAAGTGAAGGTATACACTCCCTCGAACTTAAGGGAACGACAGTAATCCTTATGTTCGAGGATAAGGACGATGCTGATCGATATTGTGGACTTTTAGAAGCACAAGACTTTCCAACACCATCTGTTGAGGAGTTAACGAGGACAGATATTGAAGCATTTTGTATTGAAGCTGGTTATGAACCCCGCTTTGTCGAAAAAGGTTTTATCCCAAGAACTGACGAAGACCGCCTTATGATTTCACCACCACTTTCAAATTTAGAAGTTGGAAATTGGCAAAATCAAGATAATTTAAATGGACAAATATCCTCTAATGATCAACTCCAAGATATAAAAAAGCGTTTAGAAAATCTTTTATGA
- the murQ gene encoding N-acetylmuramic acid 6-phosphate etherase, which yields MSDTNNHSKNIIHRILTEQINLTSNELDTKSTKEIVNIFSEADKEPQKAVERVIPELINAIDEITSRLKSNGRLFYIGTGTSGRLGVLDASECPPTFCTNPDLVQGIIAGGISSLTTSSEHLEDVSEIAISDLKDRNFSYRDVLIGITASGRTPYVLGALNYSKSISALTISISSVPERDSTLDNDIDIRLITGPEILAGSTRLKAGTATKMALNIISTSVMIKLGKVYGNRMIDLSVSNDKLLDRAIGILFDIGSVDKVTAVQLLKKTNGSVKLSLLIALSGMDVIDAKQLLNDSKGNLRTALIRVKGN from the coding sequence ATGAGTGATACAAATAATCATTCAAAAAATATTATTCATCGAATACTAACAGAGCAGATTAATTTAACTTCGAATGAATTGGATACAAAGTCTACTAAAGAAATAGTTAATATTTTTTCGGAAGCGGATAAAGAACCTCAAAAAGCTGTTGAGCGAGTTATCCCAGAATTAATTAATGCTATTGATGAAATCACTTCAAGACTAAAATCCAATGGTAGATTATTTTATATCGGTACTGGAACTTCAGGAAGATTAGGTGTACTTGATGCTTCTGAATGTCCCCCAACTTTTTGCACGAATCCAGATTTGGTTCAAGGAATAATTGCTGGAGGTATATCATCGCTTACAACAAGTTCAGAACATCTTGAGGATGTATCTGAGATTGCTATCTCTGATCTTAAAGATAGAAATTTCTCATATAGAGATGTCTTAATAGGCATAACAGCAAGTGGTAGAACTCCTTATGTTCTTGGGGCATTAAACTATTCCAAAAGTATAAGCGCACTAACTATTTCTATTTCATCAGTTCCCGAAAGAGATTCAACTTTAGATAATGATATAGATATTAGGCTGATTACTGGACCTGAAATTCTTGCTGGTTCCACAAGATTAAAAGCTGGAACAGCTACAAAGATGGCTTTAAATATAATTTCTACATCTGTGATGATTAAATTAGGTAAGGTTTATGGTAATAGAATGATTGATTTATCAGTATCTAACGATAAATTATTAGATAGAGCAATCGGTATTTTATTTGATATTGGATCGGTTGATAAAGTTACTGCTGTTCAACTTTTAAAGAAGACAAATGGATCTGTAAAACTATCTTTATTAATTGCTTTGTCTGGAATGGATGTTATAGATGCTAAGCAATTACTTAATGATTCAAAGGGTAATTTAAGAACTGCACTAATTAGAGTTAAAGGTAATTGA